The Lottiidibacillus patelloidae genome window below encodes:
- the hprK gene encoding HPr(Ser) kinase/phosphatase, producing MSNVQMKDIMEKFYLELVAGKDGLEREITTSDISRPGIEMAGYFTHYAPERIQLLGRTELSFVNELPSEVRMERFNQLCQKETPGIILTRENEAPKELILAAQASGVPIFRSALKTTKLSSQLTNYLEGMMAPSTTKHGVLVEIYGIGVLITGASGVGKSETALELVKRGHRLIADDAVNIRQEDYETLVGSAPDMIRHLLEIRGLGIINVMALFGAGAVRSHKKISLVIHLEAWEPQKLYDRLGIEDEKIKIIDTYVTKTTVPVRPGRNLAVITEVAAMNFRMKMMGVNAAEQFSTRLTSEIEKDK from the coding sequence TTGAGTAATGTCCAAATGAAAGATATTATGGAAAAGTTTTACCTTGAACTAGTTGCAGGTAAAGATGGACTAGAGAGAGAAATAACAACAAGTGATATTTCAAGACCAGGGATTGAAATGGCAGGGTATTTCACACATTATGCTCCAGAGCGTATCCAATTGCTCGGTAGAACGGAATTATCATTTGTTAACGAGCTCCCATCTGAAGTTCGAATGGAACGTTTTAATCAACTTTGTCAAAAAGAAACACCTGGAATAATCCTGACAAGAGAAAATGAAGCTCCAAAAGAGTTAATACTAGCAGCTCAAGCAAGTGGAGTACCTATTTTTCGTTCGGCTTTAAAAACGACGAAGTTAAGTAGTCAATTAACAAACTACTTAGAAGGTATGATGGCACCATCGACGACAAAACACGGAGTATTGGTTGAGATTTACGGGATCGGTGTTTTAATTACGGGTGCTAGTGGTGTTGGTAAAAGTGAAACAGCACTTGAATTGGTGAAACGGGGTCATCGACTAATCGCAGATGATGCAGTTAATATTAGGCAGGAAGACTATGAAACATTAGTTGGCTCAGCTCCTGATATGATTCGCCACTTATTAGAAATTAGAGGATTAGGTATTATTAACGTTATGGCATTGTTTGGTGCTGGAGCAGTTAGAAGTCATAAGAAAATTTCCTTAGTCATTCATTTAGAAGCGTGGGAACCTCAAAAGCTTTATGACCGTTTAGGTATTGAGGATGAAAAGATCAAAATTATTGATACATATGTTACGAAAACAACAGTGCCAGTTCGACCAGGAAGAAACTTGGCTGTTATTACGGAAGTAGCAGCAATGAACTTCCGAATGAAGATGATGGGTGTTAATGCAGCCGAACAATTTTCAACAAGGTTAACTAGTGAAATAGAAAAAGATAAATAA
- the lgt gene encoding prolipoprotein diacylglyceryl transferase — translation MRDGIEPLSKIAFEIGPLTVYWYGIIIGTGALLGLLLATREGDRRKLPKDTFIDLLMIAAPIAILCARLYYVIFKWDFYAENPGKIFAIWEGGLAIHGALIGSVLTAIVFAKVKKLSFWKLADIAAPSIILGQAVGRWGNFMNQEAHGGPLTQEQVDLFYSILPNFIMDQMHSNGIWFHPTFLYESVWNFLGLALLLILRRVNLPRGEIFLTYVIWYSFGRFYIEGLRTDSLMLTESLRVAQAISIGLIILAVALIIYRRKKGYSNKRYLHEG, via the coding sequence ATGAGAGACGGGATTGAACCATTAAGTAAGATAGCTTTTGAAATAGGTCCATTAACTGTTTATTGGTATGGAATCATTATCGGAACAGGAGCTCTATTAGGTTTATTATTAGCTACTAGAGAGGGCGATAGGCGAAAGTTACCTAAAGATACTTTTATTGATTTATTAATGATTGCAGCACCGATTGCGATACTTTGTGCGCGTCTATATTATGTAATTTTTAAATGGGACTTTTACGCTGAGAATCCTGGGAAAATCTTTGCGATTTGGGAAGGCGGATTAGCAATTCACGGCGCATTAATTGGCTCAGTTTTAACTGCGATAGTCTTTGCGAAAGTGAAAAAACTTTCATTTTGGAAACTAGCAGATATTGCAGCACCTAGTATTATTTTAGGCCAGGCAGTTGGACGTTGGGGAAATTTTATGAACCAAGAAGCTCATGGTGGTCCGTTAACACAAGAACAAGTTGATCTTTTTTATTCAATCTTACCTAACTTTATTATGGATCAAATGCATTCGAACGGAATTTGGTTTCACCCGACCTTTTTATATGAATCAGTATGGAACTTCCTTGGTTTAGCATTATTACTAATTCTTAGAAGAGTAAATTTACCTCGTGGTGAAATATTCTTAACATACGTCATTTGGTATTCATTCGGACGCTTTTACATTGAAGGTTTACGTACAGACAGTTTAATGCTGACAGAAAGCTTACGTGTCGCGCAAGCAATTTCTATTGGACTAATTATTTTAGCTGTTGCTTTAATCATCTACCGTCGCAAAAAAGGATACTCTAACAAGCGATATTTACACGAAGGGTAG
- a CDS encoding nucleoside recognition domain-containing protein, with the protein MSSFKKGLNVGLQTTWTLGKVIFPITVLVTILSQTPVLQLLMKALTPMMSWIGLPGEAAIPIVLGNFLNLYAGIGAILTMELSVKEVFILAVMLSFSHNLIIESTVATRVGVKFSVMVAVRLFLSFFSAFVINLVWKGGSEIASYGFITPTEEVTGWFNITILGLEKAFLGTLQLALIVIPLMIAIQYMKDWHWLQTFSKWMEPVTKLLGMEKNTATTLAAGLLFGLAYGAGVMIQAVKEDGVAKKDLYLAFIFLVSCHAVIEDTLIFIPLGIPVWPLLLVRLITAIILTIVIAFIWKRYEGKRNIVKEEGAS; encoded by the coding sequence ATGAGTTCATTTAAAAAAGGTCTAAATGTCGGTTTACAGACGACTTGGACATTAGGAAAGGTCATTTTTCCGATAACCGTTTTAGTAACAATTTTAAGTCAAACTCCAGTATTACAATTGCTAATGAAAGCATTAACACCGATGATGAGTTGGATCGGTCTTCCGGGGGAAGCGGCAATTCCAATTGTATTAGGGAACTTCTTGAACTTATATGCAGGTATCGGCGCAATTTTAACGATGGAGTTATCTGTAAAAGAAGTATTTATTTTGGCTGTTATGCTTTCCTTTAGTCATAACTTAATAATTGAATCAACTGTTGCAACAAGAGTTGGTGTGAAGTTTTCCGTAATGGTAGCTGTACGCCTGTTTTTATCTTTCTTTTCAGCTTTTGTCATTAACCTCGTTTGGAAAGGTGGCAGTGAAATCGCAAGCTACGGCTTTATTACACCTACGGAGGAAGTTACAGGCTGGTTTAACATTACAATACTTGGATTGGAAAAAGCATTTCTCGGTACGCTGCAACTTGCATTAATTGTTATTCCATTAATGATTGCCATTCAATATATGAAAGATTGGCACTGGCTACAAACATTTTCAAAATGGATGGAACCCGTTACTAAGTTGTTAGGTATGGAAAAAAATACTGCGACGACACTAGCTGCAGGATTATTGTTTGGATTAGCTTATGGAGCAGGCGTTATGATTCAAGCTGTAAAGGAAGATGGCGTGGCCAAGAAAGATTTATATTTAGCCTTTATTTTTCTAGTCTCCTGTCATGCAGTAATAGAAGATACACTAATTTTTATTCCATTAGGCATTCCAGTTTGGCCGCTTCTTCTAGTGCGCTTAATAACAGCAATTATCTTGACGATTGTCATTGCGTTCATTTGGAAAAGATATGAAGGAAAAAGAAACATTGTCAAAGAAGAAGGAGCATCATAA
- the ppaX gene encoding pyrophosphatase PpaX → MKIDTLLFDLDGTLIDTNDLIISSFLHTLDKYKPNEYSREDVLQFIGPPLYDSFESVLPEKAEEMCQTYRTFNLAKHDELVTEFEGIYELVERLHKEGYKLGIVTTKVRVPVTMGLKLTKLEQFFDCVITLDDVEHPKPHPEPIEKALAELGSKPEKTIMVGDNYHDIEAGQNAGTKTAGVSWAVKGKEFLQKYNPDFMLDHPSDLLDILGVKK, encoded by the coding sequence ATGAAAATTGATACACTATTATTTGATTTAGATGGTACGTTAATTGATACGAATGATTTAATTATCTCTTCGTTTTTACATACGCTTGATAAATATAAGCCGAATGAATATAGCCGTGAAGATGTGCTGCAATTTATTGGGCCACCACTCTATGATAGTTTTGAGTCGGTCTTACCAGAAAAAGCAGAAGAAATGTGCCAAACATATCGGACGTTTAATTTAGCGAAACATGATGAACTTGTGACGGAATTTGAAGGGATTTATGAGTTAGTTGAACGATTACATAAAGAGGGCTATAAGCTTGGAATTGTTACGACAAAAGTTCGAGTTCCCGTGACAATGGGCTTAAAATTAACGAAGCTCGAACAGTTTTTTGATTGTGTTATTACACTTGATGATGTCGAACATCCGAAACCACATCCAGAACCGATTGAAAAGGCGCTTGCAGAATTAGGTTCCAAACCAGAGAAAACAATTATGGTCGGCGATAACTACCATGATATTGAAGCTGGTCAAAATGCTGGGACGAAAACAGCAGGTGTATCTTGGGCAGTTAAAGGAAAAGAATTTTTACAAAAGTATAACCCTGACTTCATGTTAGATCATCCGTCTGATTTACTCGATATTCTCGGAGTGAAAAAGTAG